The following is a genomic window from Paenibacillus sp. FSL R5-0766.
GCAAGTTGTTCATGCTGAACGCGCCTCGGCATTTAAGTTGGAAGGGTTGAAGGGACGTACGCTTGTGAATTTGTTGGGGCGGGATGGTGGGTGTGAATCTATTACGGGATGGACAAAGAGTACTTCAGCAACTATAGAATTGTCCACTGCTAACGTCAACAGCGGAAGCAACAACTTTAAAGTAACGCAAAGCGAAGCTGCTGGTCAGTCATATGTGAGGACGCCTGCGTCAGCAACTGCAAATGTAAATCCAGCTAATTATTATATCGTATTGGCTTGGATTAAAAATGAAACATCTCAATCCTTTTCTGCTCGTCTTGTAACCGCAGATGGAACTTCTGCAATTATCGGTGCAAAATCCGGAACAATTTTAGCGGGTGCAACTGGGCTTGTCTGGCACGCGTATAGGCCAACAGAAATGGGCAGCAACACGAAAGCAGATATGGACGTTTACACAGCCGGATCAGTAGCTGTGGGCGGTGTATATTATGTTGACTCGTTCCGTATTTATGAAATCAGCGCAGCCGAATATGCTGAACTCGACAGCATGACGCCGGAACAGGTAGCTGCTAAGTTCCCGTACATCGATAGCGTTCAACCCGTGCGAAATCTGTATGTGATCCGTTATGGGAATAATCTACTGCCGCCGTTCTATGAGTGGGCGTTACCTACAGGAGCAATCATTAATGCACCCTACAACTTTACGTATCATTACGCGTCAGGAACAGTTGCCTATAATACGGTGGATTTAATGACTATACCGGGACAAAGGTACACTTTATCAGTGAACAATAGTGTTGCAAATGCTCGAAATGTTATGAATTTCTATGACGCAAACGGAACAAAGATAGATGGAACTACCGTAAGTGGAACCACCACTCCGGTAAGTGCTGGAGTTAATACCGTTACGTTTCAAGCTCCCGTAAGGGCAGAAACAATGCGCATGTACTTATACGGTAATCCGTCTGAAAGCGGGACAGCGTCTTTCTCAAATCCGATGCTTGTCATCGGCAACGTAGCCAAACCGTTCAAAACACGTGAAGACGCCATGCTCGCGTTGCAAACTGATCTGTTCGCTGATCCAGTAACAGGGACGAATGCTGACGAAGTATTCGAGAAGGATGGGACATACTTCAAACTTGCAAAGTGGAAGAGGGTGGTATTGGACGAGAATAAAGCTTGGCTACTACAGTCTTCTGTTGCAGGTTATAAAATTCTTGCAATAAAATCATTCCCACCAACAACAAACTGGAACGGTTTTTTACTGACTAAATTTAATGGAAATGTCCTTTCATCCAAAGAAAGTTTAACAGAAGGAGACAAGGCACACTTTAACACGGCATCAGGATACACAGACTTTTATATTTCAATCATTAACACAGACAGTGGATGGGGAGACTCATACACACCGACAGCCGACGAGATTAAGGCGTATTTCATGGGATGGACAATGTTCAACGGATCGGCGGGTAATGGTGTGGGCAATAGTCCTGATGCGCCTGCAAATAATGTATACAACAGTATAGGAACAAAATGGTGGGCACGGCGATCCGATGGAGTAACACGTACTTGGGCAGATGCTACTATTACATTGCCTACGACTCAAGCGCCAAACTGGACACCGTATCAACTGGTCTATCAGCTTGCAATGCCGACTGTCGAACCTGTCACGTCAGAGGGACAATTGACGTTAATCGAGGGTGATAACCAGGTAGAGGTAGGAACGGGTATTGTGTTGCGTGAGGGTGTTAAGCCTGCACAAGGAAGTAACGGAGACTGGGGTATCAATATTGTAAGCAGTTCAGTTAATGCTCCATTAAAAAACAAAGTTGCTCAAATGATGAGAATTTATAGAAACTCGTTGGCTGACAACGATTGGAGCATTGTAACACGTACGGACGGGTCGGCTTACGGCAATCAACGCGCTTCAACGAGCAACGCAACTTATGGTCTTTCTGCATCCTACAGTGTCACATACCTGATGCTGGACTCGTCTCCGACAGTTCCATTCATTGGATCAGTAGCGGACAACGAAAAGGCGTTGCTTACGGATCTGACGGAAGTCGTACAACAAAGTGCAGCGCGTGTATCCGTGACGGAGACGTCGTTAAACGATGCTATACGTGAGCTGCTGCAACAAAAAAATAAACGAAATGTTTGGGGGCCGATTGAATAATGGCAAATGCAATCAAGCGATTAATTCATCCTATAGTACCGACAACTGGGAGTATTGCTTATACCGTCCCTCAAGGAAAATACACTGTCGTAAAGTCCATAGTTATTACTAACTCAAACAGCCCTGACTTGACGTATTACCTTAAAATTGGTGGGACATTCATTGCAGTTAATCGCACATTAAAAGGAAAAAATACATTGATTATAGATGATTTATTTATTCCATTATTGCCTTCAGAGACAATTACGGTACAAGCCAGTAATAGTGGATGCGTAATGTATATTTCCGGAGTAGAAAAAGATTACATTGAAAGCGAATATCCTTACACGACAATAAATGCGGTAACAAGTACTTCTCCAGTTAATCTTCCAAGTCGAACTACGGATGTGATGATAAAGTCTATCATCATTCACAATTTAAGTACCAATGTTGTTCCCGAAGTGACTGTATATATTCCTTGGTCTTTTATAAATCAAATGAAATTAAATACTAAAGATACGCTAATAATTCCAAATCTTAATGTTCTTCTTCCGTCTAATCACAATTTGACTTATTACGCGACCAATAACGTTTACTTTACCGTAATCTTAGAAAGGGTGGTGCAGTAGATGCCGTTAATTGACAATTACTTGCTGGATAATTACTTGATTGATGGGCCGAACATGAATTCTAATACTCGAACCGTGATCGGCGCTAATAGAACTCTTTATCCCGGAGTTGCTGAAAGCACGACCAGCTTGTACATGGTGGCTGAATTCGACATACCATTAATAAACAAGTTTTCGGATATTTATTCTCCTTCACCTGCTACGAATATCAACGTTCCAGGGAATTATTTGTATTTCGTTCACTTTAAGGCAGCATCGACTATGTTTTTTTCGACTTCTGAATACATCGAAGTCTCTTTCATGCTCCGTGATGAACAAAATGTCAACTTTGTTTTTTTATCATCCAAGGTTTACGGTGGTAATTATTCTGACGTAACTCCGGATACAACAACAAGGCTTTACTCGTTATATGTAGATAAAGAAAACAGGAAGTTACATTGCTCAGGCACTCGTTCTTCCGGAGGAGGGGACGTTGTATTAGCAATAGACATTCCGTCTAATTTTAACCTTAACGGAAAATTGTCATTCCGGGTGGGAGCACAAAAAAATTATGCTAAGGGCGGACTTCATACGTTGACAATCGAAAGACGTGCCTTGAATGTATTGACATCTTAAAAAATACGAAGGGTAGTGGAAGAATGAACGAATAATCACCGAAAAATAAAATCGGTATGAAGGTTTACTACGACTTGCAAACAGGTAACGTAATAGTTATTACGCCGGAAAGCGCCGGGGTTGTTGTTGAAACCACGAAAGAGCAGGATTTCAAGTTGTATAAAGCATTGGACGACAAGGTGCCCGATAGCGTCGGTATGATCCAGTTGCAACACGGCGCACACATGTTGGATCGTGCTGAAGGCGGTATGATTGCACGCGTTGATCTGGAAACATTGGAACCACTCTTTGACTACCCGCCAAAACCCGATGAAGAACCACAACCGCCTGCCATTTCATTTACGTCTCAAATTGCCGAATTGGCGGCAGAAAATCAGCGATTGCGGGAAGAAAACAACACGAATCAGTTGGCACTCATGGAATTGCACATGATGCTGCTTAACTTGATGCCTGATGCGGGATAAACTTGCAAGATTGTTAATCCGTTGGGCTGTAACACTCACGAAAGGGGTGAGAATATGTTGGCTGTATATGTAATGATGATTCATAAAGGATTGATCGGTATTGACGATGTTCCGACTGCAAACGGTAATCGTGATAAAGTTAAGGCTGCTCTGGAAACAGCAGGGATGGACCAAAACGGAAGTATTGTGTAACAAGCGTTCCGAATACGGAGCGCTATTTTAATACTTTTTGGGGCAGTTATCACAAAAATTAAAGGAGGTGAAACTATGGAAAGATGGGACACCCTATGGAAATGGGGAATTGCACTCATGAGCAGCTCAGTAACCTACTTCTTCGGAGGATGGTCAGGCGTACTCGGCGTACTTCTCGTGTTCGTCATCCTCGATTACCTAACCGGCATCGCGGCGGCGGGTATGAGTGGCAAGTTAGAAAGTAATGTTGGCATGTTCGGCATCGCAAGAAAGGTATTTATTTTTGCAATGGTATCGGTGGCTCATCTGGTGGATGGTGTTCTGGGAGACGGACATTTGTTCAGGGATGCGGTCGCCTTTTTTTATATCGCAAATGAGTTGTTGTCCATTATCGAGAATGGAGGCAAGTTGGGCGCTCCCATTCCTCCAGTGATCCGGCAAGCGATTGAAGTGCTCAAGGGCAAAGGGGGAACCGGGGAACTCCCCGGTAACTTCTCCCCAAGTGCCAAAAATTCTTTTTCACAGGCAGATCCGGATGACATAGATTCACCGACAACAGAAGATAACGTTAAGTAGCGTTTAATATTGCGAGTATATAGTTATATTGAACGTTTGTTGATTAGTACGAATGTCAGATTAAACAGAACTAATCTAAATAAGCAAAGCTATATAAGGCCGCTATACAGATTGAACTTAACATTTTCACACAATAACGGAGAGGACAGAAAAAACCTGAAAAAGCGAAGCGGTCGCCTTTATCCCCGGATTTTCCCCTTTAGAAAAGGAAATAAAAAAATCTGGGGATAACAGCGATTGGAAGGTTATTCTGTCATCGGAGTCTCCGTGTGAACAAGCCTCAGTTCATTTCCCAACATCAGGGACACGCACACAAGCAACCCCTAATCCAACCGCATTAACTATATACAAACGGCAATTTGCCGCATAAAGGGTGTGAGAAACATGCAAACGAGAAGTTCGGGCAACACACAGGGCATTGACGTCTCACGATACCAGGGCAATATTGACTGGGCCAAGGTGAAGGCAAGTGGCATGACATTTGTATTCATCAAGGCAACTGAGGGACAGACATACACCGATCCAAATTACCAGAAAAATGTAACCGGCGCACTGGCGGCGGGCTTGCTGGTGGGAACGTATCACTTCTTCCGCGCGACATCTACCGATGGTGCCAAGGCAGAAGCGGTGCATTATGCCAACACACTTAACAAAGTTGGGGGCGCCAAGGCGTTACAACTGCCACCCGTCATGGACTACGAGAACAACCCCGGCAACCTGAGCAAAGCGCAGATGAATACAGTTGCCAAAGCTTTTTTAACCGAATTACAACGTCTGACAGGTGTGAAACCGATCATATACACGGGCAATTCATTTGCCGGGAATTTTGACACATCACTCAGCTCATACGATCTGTGGATCGCGCGCTACAGCAACACCCGTGTACCGGACGACCAGCCGGCATGGAAGCGTTGGACGTTCTGGCAGTATACGGATTCAGGCAAGGTGAATGGCATTAGTGGCAACGTGGATATGAATGAATTCGAGGGAACAGCGGCACAGCTTAGAGCAAGATACGCAGCAGCCACTCCGAAACCACCGGAGCCATCCAATCCAACGAATCCAAGTCATCCGAATCCACCAACTGAACCACCCAAAGGGGGCGAACCGATGACAGCCGAAGAGAAAGCAGCGTTTGATGCGCTCAAATCCCAGGTCGACAAACTACAGGCGCGTCAGCAAATGGAAGTTCCAGTATGGGCAAAGGCAGCTGTGGATGCAGCACTGGCATATGACACCAAAAATCCATTGTTCAGCATCGATAATGGGGCGAGTTATGATTTTTACCGTTTTATTACCGTGATGCATCGCAGAGGTTTGTTTAAAAAGTGAGCTGATTCTTAGCAAATTTAAATGTGGATTTTATCTGAATGTGGATTGAGTGGAGAAGGAACACGAGACGCTTTTTGTCGAACTGTGTTCCTTTTTTGTGTTTTATGTAAGTAATATTAACGCATATAATAAAGTTAAAGACTTATGTCTGTAAATCTCTTGTCTAATTGATTAATGTGATGTAAAGTAAGTTACACGAAATTGTTTTTCACCACAGTTTATTTACACAATCCTCCTCATCATGACAAAACCATAACACATGAAGTTATTGTAATGTCTCCCTGTTGTACAATCCAACATCTCAAGATGACTCGTTCATACATTTTACACATCCAATCTGCAAGAGAAAGCCACCGATTTAACAACTTACACGATTCATCAAACAACCTAGCCTATGTTGAGTTTCTTTCATCCGTATTGCTAACGAACGATAACGATACCTAATCCGGTCTCCACACTCCATGCTCAACACGACACGCTCAAGGAACAGACTTTATTGCGTAGCCAGCAGCGTAGTATCCATATGCCCATCAGTATTTTTAATCTACCAACTTAAACCAGCTCTTACCAGTCCATAACCGTTCACTGTTGCTTATTGACCTTAGTTCAAATAAAACGCAACAATTTCATAGATTCAACTCACAAGATCCGTTGTTGAACCTTTTTCATTTTCTATAAAAGTAATCAAACGACGTCCTCAATCCATGTGCACGATCTGAAATTTACCTGTATTCCATACGTGTCCCATGCTGTTTTTACATTTCATCCATGCCGTACTTTTCCCAGAACATTAATTCAGGTATCGCAGGCATCTAAAGCCTTTTATATGATACATAGCACCAAACCGATTGCCAACATTGGAGATCTTTCATGCCAGCATCACACACATTATGAGCCAGGGAAGGGTGTTGTACGTATGCGAATGAGAAAGAAATGGATGTCCGGTTTTTTGACTCTGGCTTTGAGCACCGTCTTGGTGTTGTCAGGCTGTTCAAGCAATGAGGGAGCTGGGAATTCGCCTGCTCCGGCAGAAGGAACCGACCCTCCAGCCGAAACGGTAGCGCAGGATACGATGATTATGGGGCGTGGTGGGGATTCCGTAGCACTCGACCCGGCGATTGTGACCGATGGAGAGTCGCTGAAGATTGGGCATCAGGTGTTTGATTCATTGCTGGACTACAAGGAAGGCGGAACAGAGGTCATTCCTGGACTAGCAGAGAGCTGGGAGATTTCGGCGGATGGGCTCAAGTATGTGTTTAAGCTGAAGTCGGGTGTGAAATTCCATGATGGAACTGACTTCAACGCAGAGGCTGTTGTGTTCAACTTCAACCGCTGGGGTGATCCGGCGAGTGAATATAAATTCGAGGGAGATTCCTTCGATTATTACGATTCCATGTTTGGTCCAGAGGACGGACGTGTGATCAAGGAAGTGAAGGCGACGGACGAGACTACGGTGGAGTTCACATTGAACCAGCCACAAGCGCCTTTCCTGCAAAATATTGCGATGACGCCATTTGGCATTGCCAGCCCAACCGCGATTCAGGAGAAAAAGGAAAACTTTAAGAGCGAGCCTGTGGGCACCGGCCCATTTGTATTCAAAGAGTGGAAGCGTAACGACTCCATCACCCTGGAGAAAAACGCGGATTACTGGAAAGAAGGACTGCCAAAGCTGAACAAAGTGATCGTGCGTTCCATTCCGGATAATACCGCTCGCTTCAATGCCCTGCAAAACGGCGAGATTGATGTCATGGAAGACCTGAACCCGGACGATCTGTCCATTCTTGAAGGCAACAGCGAGCTACAGAAGATCGAGCGTCCACCGTTCAACGTGGCGTATATCGGCTTTAACTTCAAGAAGAAACCATTTGATAATGTCAAAGTCAGACAAGCCCTCAACCATGCGGTGAACAAACAGGCCCTCATTGATGCGTTTTTTGCTGGACAAGCAGAGCCTGCTGTGAACCCGATGCCTCCAACGCTGTGGGGATACAACGATACCATTGAGGATTACCCATATGATTTGGAAAAAGCAAAAGCTTTACTAGCCGAAGCTGGTTTCCCTGACGGTTTGCCTGATCCGGTAACCTTCTATGCGATGCCAGTATCCCGTCCGTATATGCCTGATGGCAAGAAGGTAGCGGAAGCAATCCAGGCCGATTTTGAGAAAATCGGAGTGACCGTCACCATCGAATCACCGGAGTGGGCAACGTATCTCGAAGATACAAAGGCCGGTGAGAAGGACGACATTTACATGCTCGGCTGGACAGGTGACAATGGTGACCCAGATAACTTCCTGTATACACTTCTGGATAAAGATGCCATTCCAAGCAACAACCGCAGTTATTATGTAAACGAAGAATTACACACATTGCTGACGGGTGCACAGACAGAAACCGATCAAGACAAACGTGCGGAACTTTACAAACAGGCACAGGTCATTATCAAGGAAGACGCACCGTGGATTCCTCTGGTACACACGACGCCAATTCTGGCGGGTAAAGCCAATCTGAAAGGTTTCGTCCCTTCTCCACTGGGCACCGAATCCTATGCCGGTGCTTATTTCGAGTAAGCTGTAAGCTGAACTTATCTATTTCAGGATAACTGCGATCTAAAGATGGCACTACAGTTCGGAGTGATTACGTTTTAATTCTTTCTCTCAAAGCGCTGGTGAGACGCAATGCTTGGCAGAACCCACATCCGGACGTAACTATCCAAAGCATGCGTTTCTGCCGGCGCTTTTTATTTTGCACGATATGTCGAAGGCAGGTGAACAGGATTGAACAGCTATATTGTCAAACGTGTGCTTGTGTTGCTGCCCGTACTGCTGGGCATGACCCTGATTGTCTTTTCCATCATCCACGCCATTCCGGGTGACCCGGCTGAGACCATACTTGGGCAAAAGGCAACCGAACAATCCAAGCAGGCCTTACGTGATCAGCTTGGACTGGATAAACCTTGGTTCCAGCAATATTTCGCCTACTTGGGTGATTTACTCAAAGGAGACCTCGGAACATCCATCCGCACCAAGGTGCCTATTGCCCAGGAAATTGTGCCTTATCTGACAGCAACCCTTGAATTAACGATGGCAAGTATGTTGTTTGCTGTCATTATTGGGGTGAATGCCGGGATTGTCAGTGCATGGAAGCACAACTCCTGGTTTGATTATTGCTGTATGGTCATTGCTTTGGTGGGGGTATCGATGCCGATCTTCTGGCTAGGTCTGATGGAACAATGGCTGTTTGCGAACAAGTTGCAGTGGCTGCCATCCATTGGGCGCATGAATGCACGAGATCCGGTGGAAGCCATTACGGGTTTATATGTGCTGGATACGATGATCGCTGGACAATGGAATCAGTTGTGGACAGTAACAAAACATTTGTTGCTCCCAAGTATTGCACTGGGCACGATTCCAATGGCCGTTATTGCCCGGATGACCCGTTCCAGCATGCTGGAAGTGATGAGTTCGGATTACATTCGTACAGCGAAGGCGAAGGGACTGGGTCCGTTTTTTGTCGTATATGGACACGCGCTTAAAAATGCATTTATTCCCGTGCTCACCGTCATTGGTATCCAGACCGGATCGTTGCTCGGGGGTGCGGTGTTGACCGAAACGATCTTTGCTTGGCCGGGTGTGGGACGGTATATATATGAAGCGATTAGTTCGCGGGACTATCCGGTGATCCAGAGTGGCATTCTGATCGTGGCATTCTTTTTCGTGGTCATCAACCTGATTGTGGACTTGCTCTACGCGGTGTTCGACCCTCGTATCAGTTATAAATAGCGAATTCATCATTATTCATACCCAAGAAAGGAGACGCCGCATGGCCAAATTATCTACCAATACCGGACCATCCATTGACGCTGCGTCGGCGAGCACATCCGGTCCATGGCGGGAAGCGTGGAGAACGTTTCGTAAAAATAGGCTTGCGCTTGCGGGCTTGATTATTATCGTATTTTTTATCCTGTTGGCCTTCCTCGCGCCATACATCGCACCTTACGATTACAAGGAACAGGTGCTGGTGGATCGGCTTCAGGCCCCTTCGGCAGAGCATTGGTTTGGTACCGATGATCTGGGGCGTGACGTGTTTTCCAGAGTGATGCATGGGGCGCGTATTTCATTATGGGTAGGCTTCTTCTCTGTTATTGGTTCCATTATCGCGGGTACGCTGCTTGGTTTAATTGCAGGATTTTATGGAAAATGGGCGGACATGCTTATCTCGCGTTTATTTGATATTTTGCTCGCATTTCCGGGAATCCTGCTGGCTATTGCCATTGTGGCGATATTGGGCCCGTCTTTGCAAAATGCACTGCTCGCCATCGCCATCGTGAACATCCCGACCTACGGAAGATTGGTGCGTTCACGGGTACTCAGC
Proteins encoded in this region:
- a CDS encoding ABC transporter substrate-binding protein, producing the protein MRKKWMSGFLTLALSTVLVLSGCSSNEGAGNSPAPAEGTDPPAETVAQDTMIMGRGGDSVALDPAIVTDGESLKIGHQVFDSLLDYKEGGTEVIPGLAESWEISADGLKYVFKLKSGVKFHDGTDFNAEAVVFNFNRWGDPASEYKFEGDSFDYYDSMFGPEDGRVIKEVKATDETTVEFTLNQPQAPFLQNIAMTPFGIASPTAIQEKKENFKSEPVGTGPFVFKEWKRNDSITLEKNADYWKEGLPKLNKVIVRSIPDNTARFNALQNGEIDVMEDLNPDDLSILEGNSELQKIERPPFNVAYIGFNFKKKPFDNVKVRQALNHAVNKQALIDAFFAGQAEPAVNPMPPTLWGYNDTIEDYPYDLEKAKALLAEAGFPDGLPDPVTFYAMPVSRPYMPDGKKVAEAIQADFEKIGVTVTIESPEWATYLEDTKAGEKDDIYMLGWTGDNGDPDNFLYTLLDKDAIPSNNRSYYVNEELHTLLTGAQTETDQDKRAELYKQAQVIIKEDAPWIPLVHTTPILAGKANLKGFVPSPLGTESYAGAYFE
- the nikC gene encoding nickel transporter permease — its product is MAKLSTNTGPSIDAASASTSGPWREAWRTFRKNRLALAGLIIIVFFILLAFLAPYIAPYDYKEQVLVDRLQAPSAEHWFGTDDLGRDVFSRVMHGARISLWVGFFSVIGSIIAGTLLGLIAGFYGKWADMLISRLFDILLAFPGILLAIAIVAILGPSLQNALLAIAIVNIPTYGRLVRSRVLSLRQEEFITSARTLGAGNGRILFRHILPNSLTPLIVQGTLGIGTAIIEAAALGFLGMGAQPPDPEWGKMLSDSRQFIQKAPWTLIFPGVSIMLTVLGFNLMGDGLRDTLDPKMVKK
- a CDS encoding phage holin family protein, encoding MERWDTLWKWGIALMSSSVTYFFGGWSGVLGVLLVFVILDYLTGIAAAGMSGKLESNVGMFGIARKVFIFAMVSVAHLVDGVLGDGHLFRDAVAFFYIANELLSIIENGGKLGAPIPPVIRQAIEVLKGKGGTGELPGNFSPSAKNSFSQADPDDIDSPTTEDNVK
- a CDS encoding ABC transporter permease, coding for MNSYIVKRVLVLLPVLLGMTLIVFSIIHAIPGDPAETILGQKATEQSKQALRDQLGLDKPWFQQYFAYLGDLLKGDLGTSIRTKVPIAQEIVPYLTATLELTMASMLFAVIIGVNAGIVSAWKHNSWFDYCCMVIALVGVSMPIFWLGLMEQWLFANKLQWLPSIGRMNARDPVEAITGLYVLDTMIAGQWNQLWTVTKHLLLPSIALGTIPMAVIARMTRSSMLEVMSSDYIRTAKAKGLGPFFVVYGHALKNAFIPVLTVIGIQTGSLLGGAVLTETIFAWPGVGRYIYEAISSRDYPVIQSGILIVAFFFVVINLIVDLLYAVFDPRISYK
- a CDS encoding glycoside hydrolase family 25 protein codes for the protein MQTRSSGNTQGIDVSRYQGNIDWAKVKASGMTFVFIKATEGQTYTDPNYQKNVTGALAAGLLVGTYHFFRATSTDGAKAEAVHYANTLNKVGGAKALQLPPVMDYENNPGNLSKAQMNTVAKAFLTELQRLTGVKPIIYTGNSFAGNFDTSLSSYDLWIARYSNTRVPDDQPAWKRWTFWQYTDSGKVNGISGNVDMNEFEGTAAQLRARYAAATPKPPEPSNPTNPSHPNPPTEPPKGGEPMTAEEKAAFDALKSQVDKLQARQQMEVPVWAKAAVDAALAYDTKNPLFSIDNGASYDFYRFITVMHRRGLFKK